A window of Pan paniscus chromosome 10, NHGRI_mPanPan1-v2.0_pri, whole genome shotgun sequence contains these coding sequences:
- the GPR19 gene encoding probable G-protein coupled receptor 19: MVFAHRMDNSKPHLIIPTLLVPLQNRSCTETATPLPSQYLMELSEEHSWMSNQTDLHYVLKPGEVATASIFFGILWLFSIFGNSLVCLVIHRSRRTQSTTNYFVVSMACADLLISIASTPFALLQFTTGRWALGSAMCKVVRYFQYLTPGVQMYVLLSICIDRFYTIVYPLSFKVSREKAKKMIAASWIFDAAFVTPVLFFYGSNWDGHCNYFLPSSWEGTAYTVIHFLVGFVIPSVLIILFYQKVIKYIWRIGTDGRTVRRTMNIVPRTKVKTIKMFLILNLLFLLSWLPFHVAQLWHPHEQDYKKSSLVFTAITWISFSSSASKPTLYSIYNANFRRGMKETFCMSSMKCYRSNAYTITTSSRMAKKNYVGISEIPSMAKTITKDSIYDSFDREAKEKKLAWPINSNPPNTFV, translated from the coding sequence atgGTTTTTGCTCACAGAATGGATAACAGCAAGCCACATTTGATTATTCCTACACTTCTGGTGCCCCTCCAAAACCGCAGCTGCACTGAAACAGCCACACCTCTGCCAAGCCAATACCTGATGGAATTAAGTGAGGAGCACAGTTGGATGAGCAACCAAACAGACCTTCACTATGTGCTGAAACCCGGGGAAGTGGCCACAGCCAGCATCTTCTTTGGGATTCTGTGGTTGTTTTCTATCTTCGGCAATTCCCTGGTTTGTTTGGTCATCCATAGGAGTAGGAGGACTCAGTCTACCACCAACTACTTTGTGGTCTCCATGGCGTGTGCTGACCTTCTCATCAGCATTGCCAGCACGCCTTTCGCCCTGCTGCAGTTCACCACTGGAAGGTGGGCGCTTGGTAGTGCCATGTGCAAGGTTGTGCGATATTTTCAGTATCTCACTCCAGGTGTCCAGATGTACGTTCTCCTCTCCATCTGCATAGACCGGTTCTACACAATCGTCTATCCTCTGAGCTTCAAGGTGTCCAGAGAAAAAGCCAAGAAAATGATTGCGGCATCGTGGATCTTTGATGCAGCCTTTGTGACCCCTGTGCTCTTTTTCTATGGCTCCAACTGGGATGGTCATTGTAActatttcctcccttcctcttggGAAGGCACTGCCTACACTGTCATCCACTTCTTGGTGGGCTTTGTGATTCCATCTGtcctcataattttattttaccaaaaggtcataaaatatatttggagaaTAGGCACAGATGGCCGAACAGTGAGGAGGACCATGAACATTGTCCCTCGGACAAAAGTGAAAACTATCAAGATGTTCCTCATTTTAAATCTGTTGTTTTTGCTCTCCTGGCTGCCTTTTCATGTAGCTCAGCTATGGCACCCCCATGAACAAGACTATAAGAAAAGTTCCCTTGTTTTCACAGCTATCACATGGATATCCTTTAGTTCTTCAGCCTCTAAACCTACTCTGTATTCAATTTATAATGCCAATTTTCGGAGAGGGATGAAAGAGACTTTTTGCATGTCCTCTATGAAATGTTACCGAAGCAATGCCTATACTATCACAACCAGTTCAAGGATGGCCAAAAAAAACTACGTTGGCATTTCAGAAATCCCTTCCATGGCCAAAACTATTACCAAAGACTCGATCTATGACTCATTTGACAGAGAAGCCAAGGAAAAAAAGCTTGCTTGGCCCATTAACTCAAATCCACCAAATACTTTTGTCTAA